A window of Microbacterium lushaniae genomic DNA:
GGCCCCGCCCACTCCTCGCCGCCCGGGCGCAGAATCGGCCGGCTGTGCCTTGCTACTCCGCGACCCGAGGCAGTAGTTTTTCGGTATGCCGAAAAGTCTTCGTGGGACGGTGACACTCGTGTCGCTGGTGGCGCTCGCGGCTGGGCTTCTCACCGGATGCGTCACCGCTTCGGCCACCCCCGGCGAAGGGGATCGCCCCCGTGTCCTGACGACGTTCACGGTCCTGGCCGACATGGCCCGCAACGTCGCGGGCGAGCACCTCGAGGTCGAGTCGATCACGAAGGTCGGCGCCGAGATCCACGGCTACGAACCCACCCCCGGTGACATCGCCAAGGCCGCCGAGGCCGACCTCATCCTGGACAACGGCATGAACCTGGAGGCGTGGTTCGCGCAGTTCGTGGAGTCGGCCGATGTGCCCCACGTCGTCGTGTCGGAGGGGGTCGACGTGATCGACATCGCCGGCGACGCGTACGACGGTCGGCCGAATCCGCACGCGTGGATGAGCCCGGTCAACGCGCAGCGGTACGTCGACAACATGGTCGACGCCTTCAGCGATCTCGCGCCCGAGCACGCCGACGACTTCGCCGCCAACGCAGCGGCGTACACCGCCGAGCTCCAGCAGATCCATGAAGAGCTCGTGAGCGAACTGGCCGCACTGCCGCAGAACCAGCGCGCTCTCGTGACGTGCGAAGGCGCGTTCTCCTACCTGGCGCGCGACGCCGGTCTCACCGAGGCCTACATCTGGCCCGTCAACGCCGAGCAGCAGGCCACGCCCCAGCAGATCGCCGCGACGATCGAGTTCGTCGGCGACAACGACGTGCCCGCCGTCTTCTGCGAGTCCACCGTGTCGGACAAGCCCATGCAGCAGGTCGTGGATGCCACGGGCGCCGAGTTCGGCGGCGTGCTCTACGTCGACTCGCTCTCCGAGGCGGATGGCCCGGTGCCCACCT
This region includes:
- a CDS encoding metal ABC transporter substrate-binding protein; translation: MPKSLRGTVTLVSLVALAAGLLTGCVTASATPGEGDRPRVLTTFTVLADMARNVAGEHLEVESITKVGAEIHGYEPTPGDIAKAAEADLILDNGMNLEAWFAQFVESADVPHVVVSEGVDVIDIAGDAYDGRPNPHAWMSPVNAQRYVDNMVDAFSDLAPEHADDFAANAAAYTAELQQIHEELVSELAALPQNQRALVTCEGAFSYLARDAGLTEAYIWPVNAEQQATPQQIAATIEFVGDNDVPAVFCESTVSDKPMQQVVDATGAEFGGVLYVDSLSEADGPVPTYLDLLRHDTATIMTALTGGAR